In the genome of Nocardioides seonyuensis, one region contains:
- a CDS encoding SRPBCC family protein translates to MTAPDATGQTEIAASPEAVYAFLSDPARMSEIAEETVKVLRRDSTAGQTGSRFLGVNRNGRRVWPTIGKVTDADSARRFAFEVEAVPGVPVARWQYDIEPTAAGCRVVESTWDKRPRWFVPATRPITGVADRVSVNARNIETTLARLKARLETGAQA, encoded by the coding sequence ATGACCGCTCCTGACGCCACCGGCCAGACCGAGATCGCTGCCTCGCCCGAGGCGGTCTACGCATTCCTCAGCGACCCGGCCCGGATGAGCGAGATCGCGGAGGAGACGGTGAAGGTGCTGCGTCGCGACTCCACCGCAGGGCAGACCGGCTCGCGATTCCTCGGGGTCAACCGCAACGGCAGACGCGTGTGGCCGACGATCGGCAAGGTGACCGACGCCGACTCGGCCCGACGGTTCGCTTTCGAGGTCGAGGCGGTTCCGGGTGTGCCGGTGGCTCGCTGGCAGTACGACATCGAGCCCACCGCGGCTGGCTGCCGCGTGGTCGAGAGCACGTGGGACAAGCGGCCACGGTGGTTCGTGCCGGCGACGAGGCCGATCACCGGTGTGGCCGATCGGGTGAGCGTCAACGCCCGCAACATCGAGACCACGCTGGCTCGGCTCAAGGCCAGGCTCGAGACCGGCGCCCAGGCGTAG
- a CDS encoding LysM peptidoglycan-binding domain-containing protein, with protein MSTLSISPTFRTAAPRRSTVRLTRRGRVVVVLAGLLVALAAAFFLAAGAVGTEEAGTAPATEVVQVAPGDTLWGIASDVADDGDVRAMITEIERLNALDSAAVSAGQKLRVPVATD; from the coding sequence ATGAGCACCCTCAGCATCTCTCCCACCTTCCGCACCGCCGCCCCGCGTCGCTCGACCGTGCGGCTGACCCGTCGGGGTCGGGTGGTGGTCGTGCTCGCCGGGCTCCTGGTCGCGCTCGCTGCGGCCTTCTTCCTCGCCGCCGGCGCCGTCGGCACCGAAGAGGCCGGCACCGCACCGGCCACCGAGGTCGTCCAGGTCGCCCCCGGCGACACGCTGTGGGGGATCGCCAGCGACGTCGCCGACGACGGTGACGTGCGCGCCATGATCACCGAGATCGAGCGACTCAACGCCCTCGACTCCGCCGCGGTCTCCGCCGGCCAGAAGCTCCGCGTCCCGGTCGCCACCGACTGA
- the nrdR gene encoding transcriptional regulator NrdR yields the protein MHCPYCRDTDTRVLDSRVADDGGSIRRRRTCSSCDRRFTTVEKMQLTVLKRSGATEPFNRDKAIAGVRKACKGRPVTDAQLACLGQEVEDAMRLSGQAEFAAHEIGLAILSPLRALDEVAYLRFASVYRAFENAEDFEKEIEILRLERNAQAGFETGLRPSTSEAHSAPTG from the coding sequence ATGCACTGCCCCTACTGCCGTGACACCGACACCCGGGTCCTCGACAGCCGCGTCGCCGACGACGGTGGATCGATCCGCCGCCGCCGCACCTGCTCCTCCTGCGACCGCCGCTTCACCACCGTGGAGAAGATGCAGCTGACCGTGCTCAAGCGGTCGGGTGCCACCGAGCCGTTCAACCGCGACAAGGCGATCGCCGGTGTGCGGAAGGCCTGCAAGGGCCGTCCCGTCACCGACGCCCAGCTCGCCTGCCTCGGGCAGGAGGTCGAGGACGCCATGCGTCTCTCGGGCCAGGCCGAGTTCGCCGCCCACGAGATCGGCCTCGCGATCCTGAGCCCGCTGCGCGCCCTCGACGAGGTGGCCTACCTCCGCTTCGCGAGCGTCTACCGCGCCTTCGAAAACGCCGAGGACTTCGAGAAGGAGATCGAGATCCTTCGCCTCGAGCGCAACGCCCAGGCTGGTTTCGAGACGGGACTCCGTCCCTCGACCAGCGAGGCGCATTCAGCCCCGACGGGCTGA
- a CDS encoding vitamin B12-dependent ribonucleotide reductase encodes MTETVNTGAARKGKGLKLERVFSTKGVHPYDAITWERRDVVQQNWKTGETVFEQRGVEFPDFWSVNASTIVTTKYFRGAVGTDAREWSLKQLIDRVVKTYTKAGIDNGYFAGDADAETFEHELTWLLVNQYFSFNSPVWFNVGTPSPQQVSACFILSVDDSMDSILNWYKEEGFIFKGGSGAGLNLSRIRSSKELLSSGGTASGPVSFMRGADASAGTIKSGGATRRAAKMVVLDVDHPDIEEFVETKMNEEHKIRALRDAGFDMDLGGKDITSVQYQNANNSVRVTDEFMRAVEDGTEFGLKARGTGEVIETVDARGLFRKISEAAWSCADPGLQYDDTINDWHTNPETGRITASNPCSEYMSLDNSSCNLASLNLLKFLKDDDTFDAALFAKAVEFIITAMDISICFADFPTEAIGDTTRDYRQLGIGYANLGALLMAMGLGYDSDGGRSMAAAITSLMTGTSYKRSAELAAIVGPYAGYARNADAHKRVMRKHQAANDVVRVLHTEDSRVHKLATKAWADVVKLGEKNGFRNAQASVLAPTGTIGFMMDCDTTGIEPDFSLVKFKKLVGGGSMQIVNQTIPRALKKMGYQPEQVEAIVAYIAEHGHVVDAPGLKLEHYEVFDTAMGARSLKPMGHVRMMAAAQPFLSGAISKTVNLPETATVEEIEDVYMQSWKLGLKATAIYRDNCKVGQPLSDGGGKAKKDAADAADAAAAAETKVVEKVVYAPTRKRLPKSRVSRTTSFTVGGAEGYMTSGAHDDGELGEVFLKLGKQGSTLAGVMDAFSIAVSIGLQYGVPLETYVSKFTNLRFEPAGLTDDPDVRMAQSIMDYIFRRLALDYLSFEDRAGLGIYSAEERQRHLETGSYEPLVEETGSASELVEGSLVEDKASVVEEGRQARLETTDVETKDTHGSEAREVPAQVSSGQAQTTAELFEKLTGTAVDSPLCMTCGTKMRPAGSCYVCEGCGSTSGCS; translated from the coding sequence ATGACCGAGACGGTGAACACCGGCGCCGCACGCAAGGGCAAGGGCCTCAAGCTGGAGCGCGTCTTCAGCACCAAGGGAGTCCACCCCTATGACGCGATCACGTGGGAGCGCCGTGACGTCGTCCAGCAGAACTGGAAGACAGGCGAGACCGTCTTCGAGCAGCGCGGCGTGGAGTTCCCCGACTTCTGGTCGGTCAACGCGAGCACGATCGTCACGACCAAGTACTTCCGCGGCGCCGTCGGCACCGACGCCCGCGAGTGGAGCCTCAAGCAGCTCATCGACCGGGTCGTGAAGACCTACACCAAGGCCGGCATCGACAACGGCTACTTCGCCGGCGACGCCGACGCCGAGACCTTCGAGCACGAGCTGACCTGGCTGCTGGTCAACCAGTACTTCTCCTTCAACAGCCCCGTCTGGTTCAACGTCGGCACGCCCTCGCCGCAGCAGGTCAGCGCCTGCTTCATCCTGAGCGTCGACGACTCCATGGACTCGATCCTCAACTGGTACAAGGAAGAGGGCTTCATCTTCAAGGGCGGCTCCGGCGCCGGCCTCAACCTCTCCCGCATCCGCTCGTCCAAGGAGCTGCTCTCCAGCGGCGGCACGGCATCCGGGCCGGTCTCCTTCATGCGCGGCGCCGACGCCTCCGCCGGCACCATCAAGTCCGGCGGCGCCACGCGTCGCGCGGCCAAGATGGTCGTCCTCGACGTCGACCACCCCGACATCGAGGAGTTCGTCGAGACCAAGATGAACGAGGAGCACAAGATCCGTGCCCTTCGTGACGCCGGCTTCGACATGGACCTCGGCGGCAAGGACATCACCTCCGTCCAGTACCAGAACGCCAACAACTCCGTCCGCGTCACCGACGAGTTCATGCGCGCGGTCGAGGACGGCACCGAGTTCGGCCTCAAGGCCCGCGGCACCGGCGAGGTCATCGAGACCGTGGACGCCCGCGGCCTGTTCCGCAAGATCTCCGAGGCCGCCTGGTCCTGCGCCGACCCCGGCCTGCAGTACGACGACACGATCAACGACTGGCACACCAACCCCGAGACCGGCCGCATCACCGCGTCCAACCCCTGCTCGGAGTACATGTCGCTCGACAACTCCTCGTGCAACCTCGCCAGCCTCAACCTGCTGAAGTTCCTCAAGGACGACGACACCTTCGACGCGGCGCTGTTCGCCAAGGCCGTCGAGTTCATCATCACCGCGATGGACATCTCGATCTGCTTCGCCGACTTCCCGACCGAGGCGATCGGCGACACCACGCGTGACTACCGCCAGCTCGGCATCGGCTACGCCAACCTGGGCGCCCTGCTGATGGCGATGGGCCTGGGGTACGACAGCGACGGCGGCCGCTCCATGGCCGCGGCCATCACCTCGTTGATGACCGGCACCTCCTACAAGCGTTCGGCCGAGCTCGCCGCGATCGTCGGTCCCTACGCCGGCTACGCCCGCAACGCCGACGCCCACAAGCGCGTCATGCGCAAGCACCAGGCCGCCAACGACGTCGTACGCGTCCTGCACACCGAGGACAGCCGGGTCCACAAGCTCGCCACCAAGGCGTGGGCCGACGTGGTCAAGCTCGGTGAGAAGAACGGCTTCCGCAACGCGCAGGCCTCGGTGCTCGCGCCGACCGGCACCATCGGCTTCATGATGGACTGCGACACCACCGGCATCGAGCCCGACTTCTCCCTGGTGAAGTTCAAGAAGCTCGTCGGCGGTGGGTCGATGCAGATCGTCAACCAGACGATCCCGCGGGCGCTGAAGAAGATGGGCTACCAGCCCGAGCAGGTCGAGGCGATCGTCGCCTACATCGCCGAGCACGGTCACGTCGTCGACGCGCCGGGCCTCAAGCTCGAGCACTACGAGGTCTTCGACACCGCGATGGGCGCCCGCTCGCTCAAGCCGATGGGCCACGTGCGGATGATGGCGGCCGCCCAGCCGTTCCTCTCCGGCGCGATCTCCAAGACGGTCAACCTCCCCGAGACCGCGACGGTCGAGGAGATCGAGGACGTCTACATGCAGTCCTGGAAGCTCGGACTCAAGGCGACCGCGATCTACCGCGACAACTGCAAGGTCGGCCAGCCGCTCTCCGACGGTGGCGGCAAGGCCAAGAAGGACGCCGCCGACGCCGCGGACGCAGCCGCTGCGGCCGAGACCAAGGTCGTGGAGAAGGTCGTCTACGCCCCGACCCGCAAGCGCCTGCCGAAGTCGCGCGTCTCGCGCACCACGTCGTTCACCGTGGGTGGTGCCGAGGGCTACATGACCTCCGGCGCCCACGACGACGGCGAGCTGGGCGAGGTCTTCCTCAAGCTCGGCAAGCAGGGCTCGACCCTGGCCGGTGTGATGGACGCCTTCTCGATCGCGGTCTCCATCGGCCTGCAGTACGGCGTCCCGCTCGAGACCTACGTCTCGAAGTTCACCAACCTGCGCTTCGAGCCTGCTGGCCTCACCGACGACCCCGACGTGCGGATGGCGCAGTCGATCATGGACTACATCTTCCGCCGCCTCGCCCTGGACTACCTGTCCTTCGAGGACCGCGCCGGCCTCGGCATCTACTCCGCCGAAGAGCGTCAGCGCCACCTCGAGACCGGCTCCTACGAGCCGCTCGTCGAGGAGACCGGCTCGGCCTCCGAGCTCGTCGAGGGCTCGCTGGTCGAGGACAAGGCTTCGGTGGTTGAGGAGGGCCGCCAGGCCCGTCTCGAAACCACCGACGTCGAGACCAAGGACACCCACGGCTCCGAGGCCCGCGAGGTCCCCGCCCAGGTCTCCAGCGGCCAGGCCCAAACCACCGCCGAGCTCTTCGAGAAGCTCACCGGCACCGCCGTCGACTCGCCGCTCTGCATGACCTGCGGCACCAAGATGCGCCCCGCCGGCTCCTGCTACGTCTGCGAGGGCTGCGGCTCGACCAGCGGCTGCAGCTGA
- a CDS encoding PKD domain-containing protein, which translates to MSNGVPGFMYAVSRDGVQVGMTCAPTDVAPGPSREQVLQSFKELQWPSSTAVVQPGGGQTLVNLETIFYTTNAAPTSKTVSIAKTDVQIIATPVSYTWSFGDGTTLSTTTPGAPHPSREVTHVYTSTDDVEASVATTYSGTYKIGNGDWQDLGETHTVPGPVTELEVLEAKPQLVLR; encoded by the coding sequence GTGTCCAACGGTGTTCCGGGCTTCATGTACGCCGTATCGCGGGACGGTGTGCAGGTGGGAATGACCTGCGCGCCAACCGACGTGGCCCCAGGGCCCTCTCGCGAACAGGTGCTGCAGAGCTTCAAAGAGCTGCAATGGCCCAGCTCGACGGCCGTAGTCCAGCCAGGCGGTGGTCAGACATTGGTCAACCTCGAGACGATCTTCTACACGACGAACGCCGCACCCACGTCGAAGACGGTGAGTATCGCCAAGACCGACGTCCAGATCATCGCCACCCCGGTGTCGTACACCTGGTCCTTCGGCGACGGCACCACCTTGTCCACAACGACCCCAGGCGCGCCGCACCCGTCGCGCGAGGTCACGCATGTCTACACCAGCACCGACGACGTTGAGGCAAGCGTCGCGACGACCTACTCGGGCACGTACAAGATCGGCAACGGCGACTGGCAGGACCTCGGCGAGACCCACACCGTCCCCGGGCCCGTGACAGAGCTTGAGGTCCTCGAGGCCAAGCCGCAGCTTGTCCTTCGCTGA
- a CDS encoding PQQ-binding-like beta-propeller repeat protein, translating into MSCPRSNRAVPRVLVGIVAVAAASAGCSWSGGNAESEAAPVSSDSSATVLPADPRQLTKASRAWTREIPVVGQPELAGSTALVLAQAPGDRLKLMGLDVETGRTLFESSYHPGGLPSGVQLAPRFTQLADGRYVALLRSAEPGPRGSFVTALDVRTGNVVAEAALVSDDYDACADGHDVCVSGWQGSPDFYGIAEGRGPQRWDLKTDRMVESRGYQDAMAIGRDLFWSGEGSTAHLSRIRGYRRPSWSVPVGQVFREGSSTSAGWSFEYDEPEDVYVGGVGRPASSGLLARYRRGHRVRFPLVSRYEAVGVDGETGERLWRKRGANPWCEFARGASEARTLCMIEGTSVQKMGEDAQVKGISMSISGVNPRSGAATWSVPLSEAGARRAYMDEVVPLTPYGGVVESARGQLISVDTRDGRLMAVSPDAVLLCERTSDVKAYGVTRSNPVYRLCTPSGKPADGPLSLWGAMAIEGSGHLRVVSQQGRVVAYDVPD; encoded by the coding sequence ATGTCCTGTCCACGTTCGAATCGCGCTGTGCCGCGCGTGCTTGTCGGCATTGTCGCGGTCGCTGCTGCTTCTGCCGGCTGCAGTTGGTCCGGCGGTAACGCGGAGTCGGAGGCGGCACCAGTGTCGTCGGATTCCTCCGCCACGGTTCTCCCTGCTGATCCGCGTCAGCTCACGAAGGCATCCCGAGCTTGGACGCGCGAGATCCCGGTCGTCGGGCAGCCAGAACTTGCCGGAAGTACGGCGCTCGTTCTCGCGCAGGCGCCTGGCGATCGGCTCAAGCTCATGGGTCTCGACGTGGAGACAGGGCGCACCCTGTTCGAAAGCTCGTATCACCCAGGGGGACTGCCCTCGGGTGTTCAACTCGCGCCCAGGTTCACCCAGCTCGCTGACGGCAGATACGTCGCGCTACTCCGCAGCGCCGAACCGGGGCCTCGCGGCTCGTTCGTTACGGCGTTGGACGTGCGCACCGGAAACGTGGTGGCGGAGGCGGCACTCGTGAGCGACGACTATGACGCGTGTGCTGACGGGCACGACGTGTGTGTCTCCGGTTGGCAGGGCTCGCCGGACTTCTACGGCATCGCCGAGGGCAGGGGGCCACAGCGTTGGGATCTCAAGACGGATCGCATGGTCGAGAGTCGTGGCTACCAAGATGCGATGGCGATCGGGCGTGACCTGTTCTGGTCGGGGGAGGGCTCGACTGCCCACCTCTCGAGGATCCGCGGGTATCGCAGGCCGAGCTGGAGCGTGCCTGTCGGTCAGGTGTTTCGCGAAGGGTCGAGTACCAGCGCGGGGTGGTCCTTCGAGTACGACGAGCCGGAGGATGTGTACGTCGGTGGGGTTGGTCGGCCAGCCTCGAGTGGACTCCTCGCGCGCTACCGACGCGGCCATCGGGTGCGCTTCCCGTTGGTGAGCCGATACGAGGCCGTAGGTGTCGACGGTGAGACGGGCGAGCGGCTCTGGCGCAAGCGAGGCGCGAATCCTTGGTGTGAGTTCGCCCGAGGCGCGTCTGAGGCTCGCACGCTGTGCATGATTGAGGGCACGAGCGTGCAGAAGATGGGGGAGGACGCCCAGGTCAAGGGCATCTCCATGTCCATCAGCGGAGTAAACCCTCGGAGCGGAGCAGCGACGTGGAGTGTCCCCCTCAGCGAGGCAGGCGCTCGTCGCGCCTACATGGATGAGGTTGTGCCCCTGACTCCGTACGGCGGAGTCGTCGAGTCCGCCCGTGGGCAGCTGATCAGTGTCGACACGCGCGATGGCAGGTTGATGGCTGTCAGCCCGGACGCCGTCTTGTTGTGCGAGCGGACTTCGGACGTCAAGGCCTACGGAGTGACACGCTCCAACCCCGTGTATCGACTCTGCACGCCGAGTGGGAAGCCCGCCGACGGACCTCTCTCGCTCTGGGGAGCGATGGCAATCGAAGGATCAGGTCATCTCCGAGTGGTGTCGCAGCAGGGGCGGGTCGTCGCGTACGACGTCCCCGACTAA